From one Lycium barbarum isolate Lr01 chromosome 6, ASM1917538v2, whole genome shotgun sequence genomic stretch:
- the LOC132644137 gene encoding disease resistance protein RPM1-like, producing MGLFLILLQKQMSIDTCEDQVEMADCVVVFVLNKITNLLAEEATLLRGVKHDIQYIKDELERMIAFLGVADALEDGDAEVKVWVRNIKFHHKLVFEIKAIRSRLCNIAKGHQRYHYKFYVPEQGLSSNRAYDTVNDRRGDALLLEEAELVGIENPRQQLIGWLVEDDPRLKVVSVVGMGGSGKTTLVKKVYEDAAVKKNFNSLAWITVSQSFKVEEVLKDMIQQLYEEVKQPAPEGLSTMNSNRLKAIAKVFLQSRMYLLVFDDVWTIQAWDAIRYALPDVNSGSRVILTTRLFNVASFSSIETNGYVYELKTLSAEESWILFCQKAFQGNSCPSNLENISRNILKKCGGLPLAIVAVGGVLATKNMTNIREWGMLNHSLGPELDSNDKFDSMRIVLLLSFNDLPYYLKPCFLYLSIYPENHLIERNTLIYRWIIERFVKLKEGRVVEDVAESYLNELINRSLIHPVQYNDDGSLKLGRIHDLYRELILSKSRDDNFTTTTDEQNVLWPEKPRCLSIHGTLGNLQVKRSATKLRSLLTFGIADSQSLSCISQVLGSSRMLKVLDLRGSPLEMIPVTVFELFHLRYLSLRNTIVKKLPRSLERLKQLEILDLKQTYVTELPVEILKLENLRHLLVYSHVSYSYLPYNCSPGFKAFRGIGALRALQKLVYIEATPGSGILREVGMLSELRRLCILKLRKEDGRIVCSSIERLCKLHSLNLKSAEEHEILDLSCMSSPPPLLQRLYLTGRIVKFPEWMLDLNSLVKIYFRWIRLTEDPLKYLQDFPNLVHLEFLVGYTGEDLYFEQEKFQRLKLLNLDKLEGLRRVTIGEGAIPNLEKLVIQRCALLESMPTGIECLLNLKVLEFFDMPDEFIMTLRPDKLGADSWKISHIPEVYYTY from the exons ATGGGGCTGTTCTTAATTTTATTACAAAAGCAAATGAGCATAGACACTTGCGAAGATCAGGTGGAGATGGCAGACTGTGTTGTCGTTTTTGTACTTAACAAAATCACAAACTTATTAGCAGAAGAAGCAACACTGCTTCGGGGAGTCAAGCACGATATCCAGTATATCAAAGATGAATTGGAGAGAATGATAGCCTTTCTTGGTGTGGCTGATGCTTTAGAGGACGGAGATGCAGAGGTCAAAGTCTGGGTTAG AAACATCAAATTCCATCATAAACTTGTCTTTGAAATCAAAGCCATCAGATCAAGACTCTGCAATATTGCAAAGGGCCATCAGAGGTACCATTACAAATTTTATGTCCCGGAGCAAGGTTTAAGTTCTAACCGTGCCTACGATACTGTAAATGATCGTAGAGGTGATGCATTATTGCTAGAAGAAGCTGAGCTCGTGGGCATTGAAAATCCCAGACAACAGCTAATCGGTTGGCTCGTGGAGGATGATCCCAGACTTAAAGTGGTTTCGGTGGTAGGAATGGGAGGTTCAGGAAAGACCACCCTGGTTAAGAAAGTGTATGAGGATGCAGCAGTCAAGAAAAACTTCAATAGCCTTGCTTGGATAACAGTTTCACAGTCCTTCAAGGTTGAGGAGGTTTTGAAAGACATGATTCAACAGCTCTACGAGGAAGTGAAACAGCCAGCACCTGAAGGACTAAGCACCATGAACAGTAATAGACTAAAAGCAATAGCAAAAGTATTCCTGCAATCGAGAATGTATTTGCTAGTTTTTGATGATGTCTGGACCATTCAAGCTTGGGATGCTATCAGATATGCTTTGCCTGATGTAAATAGTGGAAGTCGTGTTATCCTCACAACACGTCTTTTCAATGTAGCTTCCTTTTCTAGCATAGAGACCAATGGCTATGTTTATGAGTTGAAGACATTGTCTGCAGAAGAATCTTGGATTCTTTTCTGTCAAAAGGCATTTCAAGGTAATTCATGCCCTTCAAACTTGGAGAACATTTCTAGGAACATCTTAAAGAAATGTGGTGGATTGCCGCTGGCTATTGTGGCTGTTGGTGGGGTTTTGGCTACAAAGAACATGACTAATATTAGGGAATGGGGAATGCTTAATCACAGCCTTGGCCCTGAACTGGATAGCAATGACAAATTTGATAGTATGAGAATCGTGTTGTTACTAAGTTTCAATGATCTCCCCTACTATCTTAAACCATGTTTCTTGTATTTGAGCATTTATCCCGAGAATCATCTAATTGAGCGCAATACACTGATCTACCGGTGGATAATAGAAAGGTTTGTGAAACTAAAAGAGGGGAGGGTAGTTGAAGACGTTGCAGAAAGCTATCTGAATGAACTCATCAACAGAAGCTTGATCCATCCAGTTCAGTACAATGACGACGGTAGCTTGAAATTGGGACGGATTCATGACCTATATCGTGAGCTTATTCTTTCAAAATCAAGAGATGACAACTTTACTACAACTACTGATGAGCAGAATGTATTGTGGCCTGAAAAACCTCGGTGCCTGTCAATCCATGGCACATTGGGGAACCTACAAGTGAAAAGGTCAGCCACTAAACTCCGCTCTTTGCTTACATTTGGTATAGCAGATTCACAGTCCTTGTCTTGCATAAGTCAAGTGCTTGGTAGCTCCAGGATGCTCAAAGTTTTAGATTTGAGAGGATCTCCTCTAGAAATGATTCCAGTGACGGTTTTCGAATTGTTTCACTTAAGGTATCTAAGCTTGAGGAATACCATTGTGAAAAAACTTCCAAGATCCCTTGAAAGGCTCAAACAGCTAGAAATATTAGACCTTAAGCAAACATATGTCACTGAGTTGCCTGTGGAGATTTTAAAACTTGAAAATCTCCGTCACCTTTTAGTCTATAGCCATGTATCCTATTCGTATCTTCCTTACAATTGTTCACCAGGTTTTAAGGCTTTCAGAGGAATTGGAGCTTTGAGAGCCTTGCAGAAACTAGTTTATATTGAGGCAACCCCTGGCAGTGGCATACTCAGAGAAGTAGGGATGTTGAGTGAACTGAGACGACTTTGTATTCTGAAGTTGCGAAAAGAAGATGGGAGGATTGTGTGCTCATCAATTGAAAGGCTCTGCAAGCTTCACTCTTTAAATCTTAAATCGGCGGAAGAGCATGAGATTCTTGATCTTTCTTGCATGTCTTCTCCTCCACCTCTTCTTCAGCGCCTGTATTTGACAGGACGCATTGTTAAGTTTCCCGAGTGGATGCTAGATCTTAATTCCTTGGTCAAAATTTACTTCAGGTGGATTCGTTTAACAGAAGACCCACTCAAATATCTCCAAGATTTTCCCAATCTTGTCCATCTTGAATTTCTTGTGGGATACACTGGAGAGGATCTGTACTTTGAGCAAGAGAAATTTCAAAGGCTTAAGCTGTTAAATTTGGACAAGTTGGAAGGACTAAGACGGGTGACAATCGGGGAGGGTGCAATACCAAATCTTGAGAAGCTGGTTATCCAGAGATGTGCTTTGCTGGAAAGCATGCCAACGGGAATCGAGTGCCTCCTTAATCTGAAGGTTCTTGAATTCTTTGACATGCCTGATGAATTTATCATGACATTGCGTCCAGACAAACTAGGTGCCGATTCTTGGAAAATTTCACATATCCCTGAAGTATATTATACGTATTGA